Proteins from a single region of Weeksella virosa DSM 16922:
- a CDS encoding OmpA family protein produces the protein MKNSAKKFAIIGIAIISFSCNNGGETQKADNQDTVRSETPTNEQPNSTGKFDINSIPVSDKDLGDFPFFSFPEGLVALNKPIERKFDKLYFAIDGVMTPLEGKVWKTGVWTKSNQSNDWSVAFFEKSYDEAIKAIGGVKIFDGTITNEEYEKYHPQATYLGEDGSIGYAGESIKTYVIRRADGGDVYIQLSATSGVGKINILQKEGFKQTISMLKADQIQKDLNDKGKAVLHINFDTDKATLKADGKEAVAEITKALNTDKMLKISINGYTDNTGDEKHNLDLSKQRAETVKKELIKSGIDVNRLSSEGFGQNNPIADNNTEEGKSQNRRVELIKNK, from the coding sequence ATGAAAAATTCAGCGAAAAAATTTGCAATTATTGGGATAGCTATCATTAGCTTTTCGTGTAATAACGGAGGCGAAACTCAGAAAGCCGACAATCAGGACACCGTAAGATCTGAAACACCAACAAACGAACAACCCAATAGTACAGGTAAATTCGATATAAATTCAATTCCTGTTTCTGATAAAGATTTAGGCGACTTTCCTTTTTTTAGTTTTCCTGAAGGGTTAGTTGCACTTAATAAACCCATAGAAAGAAAATTTGATAAGCTATATTTTGCTATTGATGGTGTGATGACACCTCTTGAAGGAAAAGTTTGGAAGACAGGGGTTTGGACAAAATCGAATCAGAGCAACGATTGGTCGGTTGCTTTTTTTGAGAAGAGTTACGACGAAGCTATAAAAGCTATTGGTGGCGTGAAAATATTTGATGGTACTATCACTAACGAGGAATATGAGAAATACCACCCCCAAGCTACTTATTTAGGAGAAGATGGTTCAATTGGCTATGCCGGAGAGAGCATCAAAACATATGTTATTCGCAGAGCAGATGGAGGCGATGTTTACATTCAATTGTCGGCTACATCGGGTGTCGGAAAAATCAATATTTTGCAGAAGGAAGGATTTAAACAAACCATTTCAATGCTGAAAGCAGATCAAATACAAAAAGATTTAAATGACAAAGGCAAAGCGGTTCTTCACATCAATTTCGATACCGATAAAGCTACTCTAAAAGCTGATGGTAAAGAAGCAGTTGCTGAAATCACAAAAGCCCTTAACACAGACAAAATGCTAAAAATTTCCATTAATGGATATACGGATAATACAGGTGATGAAAAACATAATCTAGACCTTTCTAAACAAAGGGCAGAAACAGTAAAAAAAGAATTGATCAAAAGTGGTATTGATGTAAACAGACTCTCATCAGAAGGTTTTGGACAAAATAACCCTATTGCCGACAATAATACAGAAGAAGGAAAATCACAAAATAGAAGAGTTGAATTAATAAAAAATAAATAA
- a CDS encoding cation transporter encodes MNKTIFNITKMDCPSEEQLIRMKLQNFDTVKSLEFDIPNRKLNVYHSGNPEPIFSALETLNLNTTLISTEETNAVVETDTSNSQRKLLWTVLIINFVFFGLEMLFGIFSNSMGLVADSLDMLADSIVYALALFAVGGTIARKNNIAKFAGYFQILLAVIGFVEVIRRFIGIEAMPDFKTMIIVSVLALIANVLCLYLLQKNKSKEAHMQASMIFTSNDVIINSGVIVAGILVKWLNSSYPDLIIGAIVFVVVARGAYRILKLAK; translated from the coding sequence ATGAATAAAACCATATTTAATATAACAAAAATGGATTGCCCAAGTGAGGAGCAATTAATCCGTATGAAACTGCAAAACTTTGATACGGTAAAGTCATTGGAATTTGATATTCCCAATAGAAAACTAAATGTTTACCATAGTGGAAACCCAGAGCCGATTTTTTCAGCTTTGGAAACCTTGAACCTAAATACAACGCTGATTTCAACCGAAGAAACTAATGCAGTTGTTGAAACAGATACAAGCAATAGCCAACGGAAACTACTATGGACGGTATTGATTATCAATTTCGTTTTCTTTGGATTGGAAATGTTGTTCGGTATTTTTTCCAACTCAATGGGATTGGTAGCGGATAGCTTGGATATGCTTGCCGATAGCATCGTTTACGCATTGGCTTTGTTTGCTGTTGGGGGTACGATTGCAAGAAAAAACAATATCGCCAAATTTGCAGGTTACTTTCAAATCCTGTTAGCCGTTATCGGTTTTGTTGAAGTTATCAGACGTTTTATCGGAATAGAAGCGATGCCCGATTTCAAAACAATGATTATTGTTTCTGTTTTGGCATTGATAGCAAACGTACTTTGTCTTTACCTATTGCAAAAGAACAAGAGTAAAGAAGCCCATATGCAGGCTTCGATGATTTTCACGTCAAACGATGTTATAATCAATTCGGGGGTTATCGTTGCAGGAATTTTGGTCAAATGGTTAAACTCGAGCTATCCCGATTTGATTATCGGAGCTATTGTATTTGTAGTTGTGGCAAGAGGAGCGTATAGGATATTGAAATTGGCGAAATGA
- a CDS encoding TonB-dependent receptor — translation MKKILFVSFFMTLNLCVYAQNTFKAVIKDSEKKEPLMGVTAQVTGTTIATISDENGHIILTGIANGLQEIQFSYIGFAQRTDSFNFPLEDTAPIEILLYEQSVDLEEIVISSTRSTRTIQNIPTRIEFIGSEELDEKGNMKAGDIRMLLAESTGIHVQTTSPTSANASIRIQGLDGRYTQILKDGFPIYSGASSGLGLLQIPPLDLKQVEVIKGSTSTLYGGGAIAGLVNLISKTPTEERDLRFHLNGTSGRGLDINGFYGQKFKKIGTTIFASHNRNGAYDPAQIELSAIPQFERYVLNPKLFVYFNDKTKMNFGINTTIENRLGGDMLYIKGKGDNTHQYFEENKTQRYSTQFVFDHTVNENSFVQIKNSVSYFNRNTAIPNYEFEGTQTATFTEASYTHSKEKSEWVTGVNIWTDNFKEKQITAFPLRDYTHTTFGAFVQNSFKATDWLQLEAGLRTDYVIDYGAVFLPRVSALFKIANGLTSRVGGGFGYKTPTIFTEESERIQYQNVMPINDKTNKLERSYGANADINYRTNIGDDWTFSINQLFFYTYLDNPLLLQNPSANLYQFINSSGYIHTKGTETNIKIGYDDFKLFLGYTFTDTRLIENGTNTENPLTPKHRINSVLMYEIEDKWKIGLEAYYFSPQKLNDGTTGKDYVICGFMAEKIWERFSLYINFENFFDTRQTRFDNIYTGTITNPVFKDIYAPLDGFVINGGIKFRL, via the coding sequence ATGAAAAAAATACTCTTTGTGTCATTTTTTATGACACTCAACCTTTGTGTATATGCACAAAATACGTTCAAAGCTGTAATTAAAGACAGCGAAAAAAAAGAGCCTTTAATGGGCGTAACCGCACAGGTAACAGGCACTACAATCGCCACAATTTCCGATGAAAACGGACATATTATATTAACAGGTATTGCAAACGGTTTGCAAGAAATTCAATTTAGTTATATTGGTTTTGCCCAACGTACCGACAGCTTTAATTTTCCGTTAGAAGATACAGCTCCGATTGAAATCCTACTTTATGAACAATCGGTAGATTTGGAAGAAATCGTTATTTCATCAACAAGAAGTACAAGAACTATCCAAAATATCCCCACACGTATTGAGTTTATAGGAAGTGAGGAGTTAGACGAAAAAGGCAATATGAAAGCAGGGGATATTCGTATGCTTTTGGCAGAAAGCACAGGCATCCACGTACAAACCACATCGCCCACAAGTGCCAATGCAAGTATTCGTATTCAGGGGCTTGACGGACGATATACGCAAATTTTAAAAGACGGTTTTCCTATTTATTCGGGTGCTTCGAGCGGATTGGGTTTGTTGCAAATTCCACCGCTTGACTTAAAGCAGGTTGAAGTTATTAAAGGTTCAACTTCCACGCTGTATGGTGGCGGAGCAATAGCAGGTTTGGTCAACCTGATTTCCAAGACACCAACGGAAGAAAGGGATTTGCGTTTTCATTTAAACGGAACATCGGGCAGGGGTTTAGACATCAATGGTTTTTACGGACAGAAGTTTAAGAAAATCGGAACGACAATATTTGCTTCGCATAATCGCAACGGAGCTTACGATCCTGCACAAATCGAGCTTTCTGCCATTCCCCAATTTGAAAGGTACGTACTGAACCCTAAATTATTTGTTTACTTCAATGATAAAACAAAAATGAACTTCGGCATTAACACCACCATTGAAAACCGTTTGGGTGGCGATATGCTTTACATCAAAGGCAAAGGCGATAACACACACCAATATTTTGAAGAAAACAAAACACAACGCTATTCTACCCAATTTGTTTTTGACCATACGGTAAACGAAAACAGTTTTGTACAGATAAAGAACAGCGTAAGTTATTTTAACCGCAATACGGCTATTCCGAATTACGAATTTGAGGGAACGCAGACCGCTACTTTTACGGAAGCAAGCTATACGCACAGCAAAGAAAAATCGGAATGGGTAACAGGCGTTAATATTTGGACTGATAATTTTAAAGAAAAACAGATTACTGCATTTCCGTTGAGGGATTATACTCATACCACATTCGGGGCTTTCGTTCAAAATTCTTTTAAGGCTACCGATTGGCTTCAATTGGAAGCAGGTTTAAGGACGGATTATGTGATTGATTATGGAGCTGTTTTTTTGCCAAGAGTATCGGCATTGTTTAAGATTGCAAATGGATTGACTTCACGTGTCGGGGGCGGATTTGGCTACAAAACACCAACCATTTTTACCGAAGAAAGCGAACGCATACAATATCAAAACGTAATGCCTATTAACGATAAAACCAATAAATTAGAAAGGAGCTACGGAGCAAATGCAGACATCAACTACCGTACTAATATAGGCGATGATTGGACATTCAGCATAAACCAATTGTTTTTTTATACTTATCTGGATAATCCTTTGTTGCTTCAAAATCCATCTGCTAATCTTTATCAGTTCATCAATTCATCGGGCTACATTCATACCAAAGGAACAGAAACAAATATCAAAATCGGTTATGATGATTTTAAATTGTTTTTGGGCTACACTTTTACCGATACCCGATTGATTGAAAACGGAACAAATACCGAAAATCCACTAACACCAAAACACCGCATTAACTCTGTACTTATGTATGAAATAGAGGATAAATGGAAAATCGGTTTGGAAGCCTATTATTTTAGTCCGCAAAAGCTCAATGACGGAACAACAGGAAAAGACTATGTTATATGTGGCTTTATGGCTGAAAAAATTTGGGAACGGTTTTCTTTGTACATCAACTTTGAAAATTTCTTTGATACAAGACAGACACGTTTCGACAACATTTATACAGGTACAATAACCAACCCTGTTTTTAAAGACATCTATGCACCATTAGACGGATTTGTAATTAACGGAGGAATAAAATTTAGACTTTAA
- a CDS encoding class I SAM-dependent DNA methyltransferase has protein sequence MALSWNEIKDRALKFTKEWEGESRERAEKDTFWNDFFNVFGISRRRLATFEEPVKKLNNKQGFIDLFWKGTLLVEHKSKGKNLDAAFEQATDYFHGIKEHELPKYVLVSDFENFKLYDLDDKKEYEFGIKDFHKNIKLFGFIAGYQKRTFKDEDPVNIKAAELMGKLHDQLEESGYEGHPLEVFLVRLLFCLFADDTGIFEKDTFKEFIEVKTNEDGSDLGAWLAQYFQVLNTPTDKRLKNLDEHLAAFPYVNGKLFEEPLPIASFNSRMREILLECSSLDWGKISPAIFGSMFQSVMNPEERRNLGAHYTSEKNILKLIKPLFLDELQAEFKKVKSNKNKLKEFHQKLGSLKFLDPACGCGNFLIITYRELRLLELEILKELYGGQQVIGIDQIMLVDVDQFYGIEYDEFPARIAEVALWLMDHQMNLRISEAFGMYYARLPLKKSATIVHGNALRTIWTDIVPKSELSYILGNPPFYGKQYQSKEQKEDMALVFNGVKGAGVLDYVTAWYLKASKLINGTEIKVGFVSTNSIAQGEQTGLLWNELFNNYGIKIHFAHRTFNWSNEARGKAAVHVIIIGFANFDTKKKSIWTYDDIKGEPLEIAVKNINPYLVEGADLVVLKRRKPICNVSEISFGSMPNDGGNFLLSPEEKDELLSIEPNASQVIKPLLSAHEFLNGKKKYCIWLKGVSPKLLKQLKEVHKRVENVKQLRLKSSRAATQKLAAFPSLFGEIRQPENDFVLVPLNSSMNRKYIPMGFFDNNHIPNNTCSAIDQATLFEFGVLQSDMHMTWVNYVCGRIKSDYRYSNEIVYNNYPWPKEPSDKNKKAVETKAQKVLDVRAEFLESSLADLYDPLTMPPKLVKAHQELDKAVDLCYRPQAFNNETARIEFLFDLYNEYTMPLLKKEKKTKKK, from the coding sequence TTTGGAAAGGTACTCTACTTGTAGAACACAAATCGAAAGGGAAAAATCTTGATGCAGCTTTTGAACAAGCGACTGACTACTTTCATGGAATCAAAGAGCATGAATTGCCAAAATATGTTTTGGTTTCTGACTTTGAAAACTTCAAACTGTATGATCTTGACGACAAAAAGGAATATGAGTTTGGAATAAAAGACTTCCACAAAAACATTAAGCTTTTTGGATTTATTGCAGGTTATCAAAAACGTACTTTCAAGGATGAAGACCCTGTAAATATCAAAGCAGCCGAACTAATGGGAAAGCTTCACGACCAATTAGAAGAAAGTGGTTATGAAGGACATCCTTTAGAAGTTTTCTTGGTAAGGTTACTTTTTTGCTTGTTTGCGGACGACACCGGAATTTTTGAAAAAGATACCTTCAAAGAGTTTATAGAAGTAAAAACCAACGAAGACGGCAGCGACCTTGGAGCTTGGTTGGCTCAATATTTTCAAGTCTTAAATACACCTACTGACAAACGACTCAAAAACCTTGATGAACATTTAGCTGCATTTCCATATGTAAACGGAAAACTCTTTGAAGAGCCTTTACCAATTGCTTCATTCAATTCAAGAATGCGTGAAATTCTTTTAGAATGTAGCTCATTGGATTGGGGTAAAATTTCGCCTGCGATTTTCGGTAGTATGTTCCAAAGTGTAATGAATCCCGAAGAACGCAGAAACCTTGGAGCGCACTACACCTCTGAAAAGAATATTCTTAAACTGATAAAACCACTTTTTCTTGACGAACTGCAAGCAGAATTTAAAAAGGTTAAAAGCAACAAAAACAAGCTCAAAGAATTTCACCAAAAACTCGGAAGTTTAAAATTTCTTGACCCAGCTTGTGGTTGTGGTAACTTCTTAATCATAACCTACCGTGAATTACGACTTTTAGAATTGGAAATCCTTAAAGAGTTGTATGGTGGCCAACAAGTTATTGGAATCGACCAAATAATGCTCGTTGATGTTGACCAATTCTATGGCATTGAATATGATGAGTTTCCTGCTCGTATTGCAGAAGTTGCATTGTGGCTAATGGACCACCAAATGAACTTGCGTATTTCAGAAGCATTCGGAATGTACTACGCTCGTTTACCATTAAAAAAGTCTGCTACTATTGTGCATGGAAACGCCCTAAGAACAATATGGACAGATATAGTACCAAAATCTGAACTATCGTACATTCTTGGTAATCCACCTTTTTATGGAAAACAATACCAAAGCAAAGAGCAAAAAGAAGATATGGCACTTGTTTTCAATGGTGTAAAAGGAGCAGGTGTATTGGACTATGTAACCGCTTGGTATTTAAAGGCATCAAAATTAATCAATGGCACAGAAATAAAAGTTGGTTTCGTTTCAACCAACTCTATTGCACAAGGAGAGCAGACAGGACTTTTATGGAATGAACTTTTTAATAATTATGGTATAAAAATCCACTTTGCACATAGAACTTTTAATTGGTCAAATGAAGCAAGAGGAAAAGCTGCTGTTCATGTTATCATAATAGGTTTTGCAAATTTTGATACAAAAAAGAAATCCATTTGGACTTATGACGACATTAAAGGGGAACCTTTAGAAATTGCTGTAAAAAATATAAATCCCTATTTGGTTGAAGGGGCTGACTTGGTTGTTCTTAAACGAAGAAAACCTATCTGTAATGTTTCTGAAATTTCATTCGGAAGTATGCCAAATGATGGGGGTAATTTTTTACTAAGCCCAGAAGAAAAAGACGAACTTTTGAGTATCGAGCCTAATGCGAGCCAAGTCATTAAGCCTTTGCTTAGTGCTCACGAATTTCTAAATGGTAAAAAGAAATACTGCATTTGGTTGAAAGGTGTATCACCTAAATTGCTAAAACAGTTAAAAGAAGTTCATAAAAGAGTTGAAAATGTAAAGCAACTTAGACTAAAAAGTTCAAGAGCAGCTACACAAAAACTTGCAGCGTTCCCAAGTTTGTTTGGAGAAATAAGGCAACCAGAAAATGATTTTGTCCTTGTGCCTTTAAACTCTTCTATGAATAGAAAGTATATTCCAATGGGCTTTTTTGACAATAATCATATACCAAATAACACTTGCTCAGCGATTGACCAAGCTACTCTTTTTGAGTTTGGGGTTTTACAATCAGATATGCATATGACATGGGTGAATTATGTATGTGGTCGAATAAAAAGCGATTACAGGTACAGCAATGAAATTGTTTATAACAACTATCCTTGGCCAAAAGAGCCAAGTGATAAGAACAAAAAAGCAGTTGAAACCAAAGCGCAGAAGGTTTTGGATGTAAGAGCAGAGTTTCTTGAAAGTAGTCTTGCAGATTTGTATGACCCTTTAACAATGCCACCTAAATTAGTAAAAGCACATCAAGAATTGGACAAAGCAGTTGATTTGTGTTACAGACCACAAGCATTTAATAACGAAACGGCTCGGATTGAATTTCTATTTGACTTGTATAACGAATACACAATGCCATTATTGAAAAAGGAAAAGAAAACTAAAAAGAAATAA